The Osmerus eperlanus chromosome 15, fOsmEpe2.1, whole genome shotgun sequence genome includes a window with the following:
- the LOC134035330 gene encoding uncharacterized protein LOC134035330 translates to MTERYSEYVKSSNLRRKSTATVKTRLESYFTDSLTSVDEVNDPVESAYPDCVEQVAECDEVENDDHSGQNLEEMVTECTAEAYPETVGDFENVVESDDEIQQPTLISSLMNWAVEYSITLVALTALLSVLRHHHPSLPKDAKTLLHTNRNYLIKQVAGGAYFYFGIVNALSRFLNNTFLKIPDRHTIKLQLNFDGLPLYKSSCIQLWPILGLVQGLKKPCLIALFGGKSKPLPLGEYLRDLVTEIQILAAGFTFKGKTLFIKITSVMCDAPARAYIKAIKYHTGYAGCDKCTLHGVHVDGRMTFPDSTSPVRTDESFRLQMDEEHHRDISPLTETGIGMVSMFPHDYMHLVCLGVTRKLLELWAGSNGRLKCRLPSKKVSQLSETLLSFKCHMPTEFARKPRSVEERHRWKATEYRQFLLYTGPVALVDVVSAPVYNNFMLLYVVISILACPKLCVEFCDFAKTLLVSFVQHFGQLYGRENLVYNVHGLIHLSDDVKEHGQCLDNISGFPFENYLGQIKKMIRSPQFPVAQVVRCMSEFENADCSADTPNETKLRKPHIP, encoded by the coding sequence ATGACTGAGCGTTATTCTGAATACGTTAAGTCATCAAATCTGCGAAGAAAGTCAACAGCCACAGTCAAGACACGTTTAGAATCATACTTTACCGATAGTCTTACATCTGTAGATGAAGTTAATGATCCTGTTGAAAGTGCTTATCCTGATTGTGTTGAACAAGTTGCTgagtgtgatgaagtggaaaatGATGATCATAGTGGTCAGAATTTGGAGGAGATGGTCACTGAGTGCACAGCAGAGGCCTATCCTGAGACAGTGGGTGACTTTGAAAATGTGGTTGAGAGCGATGATGAAATTCAACAGCCAACTCTAATTTCTAGCTTGATGAACTGGGCTGTGGAGTACAGTATCACTTTAGTTGCATTGACTGCCTTGTTGTCAGTGTTAAGGCATCACCACCCATCACTACCTAAGGATGCAAAAACACTCCTCCATACTAATAGAAATTACTTAATCAAACAAGTTGCAGGTGGTGCATACTTTTACTTTGGGATTGTGAATGCTCTGTCACGTTTCTTGAATAATACTTTTTTGAAAATTCCAGATCGGCACACAATCAAACTACAATTAAATTTTGATGGGCTGCCTCTTTACAAGAGTTCATGTATCCAGTTGTGGCCAATTTTGGGGTTAGTGCAAGGATTAAAAAAACCTTGCTTGATTGCTTTGTTTGGTGGCAAATCAAAACCTCTTCCTCTGGGAGAATACTTGAGAGATCTAGTGACAGAGATACAAATCTTAGCAGCTGGCTTTACGTTTAAAGGAAAAACACTGTTTATAAAAATAACATCAGTGATGTGTGATGCTCCTGCACGAGCATACATAAAAGCCATAAAATATCACACTGGATATGCAGGCTGTGATAAGTGCACATTACATGGGGTTCATGTAGATGGTAGAATGACTTTTCCAGACAGCACAAGCCCTGTTAGAACTGATGAAAGTTTCAGACTTCAAATGGATGAGGAACATCACAGAGACATCTCCCCTCTTACTGAAACTGGAATTGGAATGGTTTCTATGTTTCCCCATGATTACATGCACCTTGTCTGCCTTGGAGTCACAAGGAAGCTCCTAGAGCTGTGGGCAGGAAGCAACGGCCGTCTTAAGTGCCGCTTGCCATCAAAAAAAGTGAGTCAGTTGTCAGAAACACTTTTGTCATTCAAATGTCACATGCCTACAGAATTTGCCAGAAAGCCCAGATCTGTTGAAGAGAGACATAGATGGAAGGCAACTGAATATAGACAATTTTTATTGTATACTGGGCCGGTTGCACTAGTTGATGTTGTTAGCGCACCAGTTTACAACAACTTCATGCTGCTCTATGTTGTCATATCCATATTGGCATGTCCAAAACTGTGTGTGGAGTTCTGCGATTTTGCAAAAACTTTGCTTGTATCTTTTGTACAACACTTTGGACAGCTTTATGGCAGGGAGAATCTTGTGTACAATGTGCACGGCCTTATTCATCTCAGTGATGACGTTAAAGAACATGGCCAGTGTTTGGACAACATTTCTGGGTTTCCCTTTGAGAACTACCTTGGTCAAATAAAGAAAATGATTCGCAGCCCTCAGTTTCCAGTTGCGCAAGTTGTAAGGTGCATGTCAGAGTTTGAAAATGCAGATTGTAGTGCAGATACACCAAATGAAACCAAACTCAGAAAGCCACACA